Proteins encoded in a region of the Halioglobus maricola genome:
- a CDS encoding AsmA-like C-terminal region-containing protein, translating to MSQLWKRIILGFLMLVFLAVAAVLYLANHYLNDTSKLESLASGQLGRTVKIGAIDEIGLGSETTVQLRDISIANPVWASGTQLLSIESVRVHLDLSSLWADGPVVIRDLEIDGLRAELLAPEGREPSWVFDAASSSTAQITERDAGPVRLPVYFEQVHLSDSRVHYRDPVRDFKATLAGQLEGGDGIRLQLDGVAAGRPVDISGHTGRDGKAANLTVTGHVEGWAIDVNATLADPFAFTGLDLALQVTGDIEMAEGQASRALPLSVKLRVTGDGEKLVLKSGTLQSGASQIEAWGALGNLNTLDGMALSLSAFSPDLRELLPLPRSDIPAPLSLTAKLATDGSQLLIKDIAGKARNDRLRGDLLLELKEDFRGSRLTLDASGESIAELLEPWFPQIPADTHYDMDIAARWDAPMLQVEALNIKAGESKLASSAEIGFEGQSPSVRGRLKASGKRAHYLLRSLGLESPLPDDSFMLDGNFYLASSGELQLSDLDVQLGVSEMQGDVYIVPGVPVKLRAKLVAPKLDLRFLRAAPPAAASADKQRNYRDGEALTNKQLADQMIPENPIDFSWIGDYEGEVSLRADQLIYSEDMISQFELVAAIKEGVLATDIFEWAGDFSQGSAELKVRPLSRGAAIDFQLNSQRLPLLWLATGNANPVGKIDYKAELTTQGDTVAALAAASNGHIVLKGSGGRFDNAGMNLFFGDLFGEILSSIDPTSKQTPYTEVECQAGIIAIRDGVVQISPGLVVRTDKMDIGLGGSIDLNTERLDVVFNTRARKGVGISASKAVTPFVKLGGNFSHPRVGVNAKGVVVSGGMAVATGGISIVAEGMWDRWVATAGNPCEALFEQTEGGAEELRNIFRRPG from the coding sequence GTGAGCCAGCTGTGGAAAAGAATTATCCTCGGCTTCCTGATGCTGGTGTTTCTGGCTGTTGCTGCCGTGCTGTATCTTGCCAACCACTACCTGAACGATACCAGCAAACTGGAATCTCTCGCCTCGGGACAGCTGGGTCGAACGGTCAAAATTGGCGCTATTGACGAGATCGGTCTCGGCAGCGAAACCACGGTGCAGCTGCGCGACATCAGTATTGCCAATCCGGTTTGGGCGTCAGGCACCCAGCTCTTGAGTATCGAGAGTGTGCGGGTTCACCTCGACCTCAGCTCTCTCTGGGCTGATGGCCCTGTCGTGATTCGGGATCTCGAAATCGATGGTTTACGCGCCGAGTTGCTCGCGCCCGAAGGCCGCGAGCCCTCCTGGGTATTCGACGCGGCTTCATCTTCAACAGCTCAGATTACAGAACGTGACGCTGGGCCGGTGCGGCTGCCGGTGTACTTTGAGCAGGTGCATTTAAGTGACAGCCGTGTCCACTATCGCGATCCCGTCCGCGACTTCAAGGCTACCCTGGCAGGCCAACTGGAGGGGGGCGACGGCATACGCCTGCAGCTGGATGGTGTCGCAGCAGGGCGTCCCGTGGATATCAGTGGCCACACTGGCCGTGATGGCAAAGCGGCGAATTTGACGGTGACGGGCCACGTGGAGGGCTGGGCCATCGATGTGAATGCAACCCTGGCAGACCCTTTCGCTTTTACTGGCCTGGACCTGGCTCTGCAGGTCACTGGTGATATTGAGATGGCAGAGGGACAGGCGTCTCGCGCCTTGCCGCTATCGGTGAAACTGCGGGTCACTGGCGATGGTGAAAAGCTTGTTTTAAAAAGCGGTACCCTGCAATCCGGGGCGAGCCAGATAGAAGCCTGGGGGGCGCTTGGCAATCTGAATACGCTGGATGGTATGGCCTTGTCATTGAGCGCCTTTAGCCCGGATTTACGCGAGTTGTTGCCGCTGCCGCGTTCGGATATTCCGGCGCCTCTGTCATTGACTGCCAAGCTGGCAACTGACGGCAGTCAGCTGTTGATCAAGGATATAGCCGGCAAGGCACGCAATGATCGGCTGCGTGGTGATCTCTTGCTTGAATTGAAAGAAGATTTTCGTGGCAGCCGGTTGACGCTTGACGCCAGTGGCGAGTCCATCGCTGAGCTACTTGAGCCCTGGTTCCCGCAAATACCGGCAGACACGCATTACGATATGGATATTGCTGCGCGCTGGGATGCGCCGATGCTGCAAGTGGAGGCACTCAATATCAAGGCGGGTGAGAGCAAGCTGGCGTCGAGCGCGGAAATCGGTTTTGAGGGCCAGAGCCCTTCAGTTCGCGGCAGGCTCAAGGCCTCCGGAAAGCGTGCTCACTATCTATTGCGTTCGTTGGGTCTGGAGTCTCCCTTGCCCGATGACAGTTTCATGCTCGATGGCAATTTTTACCTGGCCAGCTCAGGTGAGCTGCAACTCAGCGATCTGGATGTGCAACTCGGTGTTAGCGAAATGCAGGGTGATGTCTACATTGTGCCAGGCGTGCCGGTCAAATTGCGGGCGAAGCTGGTGGCGCCAAAGCTTGATCTTCGCTTCCTGCGCGCTGCGCCTCCGGCAGCTGCGTCGGCCGACAAACAGCGAAATTACCGCGACGGGGAAGCCCTCACTAACAAACAGCTCGCAGACCAAATGATCCCTGAGAACCCAATAGATTTCAGTTGGATTGGCGACTACGAGGGTGAAGTTTCACTGCGTGCGGATCAGCTTATTTATTCAGAGGATATGATCAGCCAGTTCGAGTTGGTTGCCGCCATCAAGGAAGGGGTGTTGGCAACCGATATCTTCGAGTGGGCCGGTGACTTTTCTCAGGGTAGCGCAGAATTGAAGGTGCGCCCCCTGTCACGGGGCGCAGCCATCGACTTCCAGCTCAACTCGCAACGCCTGCCATTGCTGTGGCTGGCGACCGGCAACGCCAATCCCGTGGGCAAGATTGATTACAAGGCGGAATTGACAACACAGGGCGACACAGTGGCTGCCCTGGCGGCAGCGAGCAATGGCCATATTGTTCTCAAGGGGAGTGGCGGGCGGTTTGATAATGCCGGGATGAACCTGTTCTTCGGCGACTTGTTCGGCGAAATCCTGAGCAGTATTGATCCGACATCAAAACAGACTCCCTACACCGAGGTAGAGTGCCAGGCCGGCATAATCGCAATTCGAGACGGTGTGGTCCAGATTAGCCCCGGCCTTGTTGTCCGCACGGACAAGATGGATATAGGCCTGGGAGGCTCTATTGATCTGAATACAGAGCGGCTCGATGTTGTGTTTAATACGCGTGCCCGCAAGGGTGTCGGTATTTCCGCGAGCAAGGCAGTGACCCCCTTCGTGAAACTGGGCGGTAATTTCTCTCACCCCAGGGTCGGTGTGAATGCCAAGGGTGTTGTTGTGTCGGGCGGTATGGCGGTGGCTACCGGCGGAATATCTATCGTGGCTGAAGGTATGTGGGACCGCTGGGTCGCCACAGCTGGAAACCCCTGTGAAGCCCTTTTCGAACAAACCGAAGGCGGTGCTGAAGAATTGCGAAATATCTTTCGGCGCCCCGGATAG
- a CDS encoding glycerol-3-phosphate dehydrogenase/oxidase translates to MSSKLRSTNLEKLTEQVYDVLIVGGGINGAVAAAALAGRGVRVALIEREDFASGVSSNSSNLAWGGIKYLESHEYLLVNKLCKSRNELMRAYPSTVKEIRFFTTIQRGFRFWSFFVYLGALLYWLIGRCKTASPRYFTARQLEAREPVINTENAAGGLEYSDCYLYDNDARFVFNFVRTALNYGCIAANYVESVSNRKGGDLWFTTARDSISGRELQIRSRVLINACGPYVDEHNRLTGERTDHHHLFSKGIHLIVDRVTDNKRVLTFFASDGRLFFLIPMGPKTCIGTTDTQVADPKVGVTDEDRQFVLDNVNALLDLELTLDNVIAERVGVRPLAIEGEDGEADWVQLSRKHVIEVNEQSRHLSIFGGKLTDCLNVGDEVVEHMANLGVRVPNPDHCWYGEPSASQRAEFMLQARLMNLDSLTDPSSSEPLSERFWRRYGTAAFGLLESIREDVSCASLLIENAEYTRCEIELAARREMITRLSDFMRRRSKIEQVVRWREIESAPGLHEACEILFGGDAQLRLNEYLREGAAG, encoded by the coding sequence ATGTCATCCAAGCTGCGCAGTACCAATCTGGAAAAACTGACCGAACAGGTCTACGACGTGCTGATTGTCGGTGGCGGCATCAATGGCGCTGTCGCGGCGGCAGCATTGGCAGGCCGCGGTGTCAGGGTGGCGTTAATCGAACGTGAAGATTTTGCCAGTGGCGTGAGCTCCAACTCCTCCAACCTGGCCTGGGGCGGCATCAAGTATCTTGAAAGCCACGAGTACCTGCTCGTAAATAAACTGTGTAAATCGCGCAACGAGCTGATGCGCGCCTATCCCTCCACAGTGAAGGAAATCCGTTTCTTCACCACGATACAGCGCGGTTTCCGTTTCTGGTCGTTCTTTGTGTATCTCGGCGCACTGCTCTACTGGCTGATAGGCCGCTGCAAAACCGCATCGCCGCGCTACTTCACCGCTCGCCAGCTCGAGGCCCGTGAACCGGTGATTAACACGGAAAATGCGGCGGGTGGTCTGGAATATTCGGATTGCTACCTCTATGACAATGACGCCAGATTCGTTTTCAATTTCGTGCGCACGGCGCTGAACTATGGCTGCATTGCCGCCAACTACGTCGAGTCAGTGAGTAATCGCAAGGGGGGCGACCTCTGGTTCACTACCGCAAGAGACTCGATCAGCGGCAGGGAGTTACAGATCCGCTCGCGGGTGCTGATCAATGCCTGTGGCCCTTATGTGGATGAGCACAACCGGCTGACCGGCGAGCGCACGGATCACCACCACCTTTTTTCCAAGGGTATTCATCTCATTGTTGATCGCGTGACCGACAACAAGCGCGTGCTGACGTTTTTCGCGAGCGATGGCCGTTTGTTTTTCCTCATTCCAATGGGCCCGAAAACCTGCATTGGCACCACTGATACCCAGGTCGCTGACCCGAAAGTGGGCGTGACCGATGAGGACCGTCAGTTTGTGCTGGATAACGTGAACGCACTGCTGGATCTTGAACTCACTCTCGATAACGTTATTGCCGAGCGCGTTGGCGTGCGTCCCCTGGCGATTGAGGGGGAGGACGGCGAGGCCGACTGGGTGCAGTTGTCGCGCAAGCACGTTATTGAAGTGAATGAGCAGTCGCGTCACCTGAGCATCTTCGGCGGCAAACTTACTGACTGCCTCAACGTGGGTGACGAGGTGGTAGAGCATATGGCCAATCTTGGTGTGCGTGTTCCCAATCCGGATCACTGTTGGTATGGCGAGCCCTCGGCCAGCCAGCGTGCCGAGTTTATGCTGCAGGCCCGGCTGATGAACCTTGACAGCCTTACCGACCCGTCTTCATCAGAGCCCTTGTCGGAGCGCTTTTGGCGGCGCTATGGCACCGCCGCCTTTGGCCTGCTTGAGAGTATTCGCGAGGATGTGTCTTGCGCCAGCCTGTTGATCGAGAATGCCGAGTACACCCGCTGCGAGATCGAGCTCGCTGCGCGGCGCGAGATGATTACCCGGCTCAGCGACTTTATGCGCAGGCGCTCCAAAATTGAGCAGGTTGTGCGCTGGCGCGAGATTGAGTCCGCACCTGGCCTGCACGAGGCCTGCGAAATCCTGTTCGGTGGCGACGCACAGTTGCGCCTTAACGAGTATCTGCGCGAGGGCGCAGCCGGGTGA
- a CDS encoding LysR family transcriptional regulator, which produces MRLENSELRAFRAVIEEGGFRRAADALHISQSAVSQAVAGLESKLAVPLIKRGKELRLTDAGRRLFDHAFEVLSGEQQTLEDIAQLRSGQAENLNLALSASVNRFHAPGLMSSFHRENPRVRLQIAEMPARNIIYAVLAGNVELGFGPFQKDMQAFATLPLYSDSRHLVVSPGHPRFDEMVQGSAEAIRQTPLITSALDSPDMRPSIARLRDQFSTVWEVSSLMLRVHMVRQGMGVAFIDRQLLTEHPDCADFQVIDDVSFSTIDKQVGLYYRTGKQLSEAARSFVALCQRRWSL; this is translated from the coding sequence ATGCGTTTGGAAAACAGTGAGTTACGAGCGTTTCGCGCTGTTATTGAGGAGGGTGGTTTCCGCCGCGCGGCGGATGCTTTGCATATCAGCCAGTCCGCGGTCAGCCAGGCGGTGGCTGGACTGGAGAGCAAGCTGGCCGTGCCCCTGATTAAGCGCGGCAAGGAATTGCGTCTTACCGACGCGGGCCGGCGCTTGTTCGATCATGCTTTCGAGGTTCTCAGCGGCGAGCAGCAAACCCTCGAGGACATCGCCCAGTTGCGTTCCGGGCAGGCAGAGAATCTGAATCTGGCGCTCAGTGCGTCGGTGAATCGCTTTCATGCCCCCGGGCTTATGAGCAGTTTTCATCGTGAAAACCCGCGGGTGCGCCTGCAAATCGCTGAAATGCCCGCCCGCAATATCATTTATGCGGTCCTCGCGGGCAACGTCGAACTCGGTTTCGGCCCGTTCCAGAAAGATATGCAGGCTTTTGCCACCTTGCCGCTGTACTCCGATTCCCGCCATCTGGTGGTGAGCCCGGGCCACCCGCGATTCGACGAGATGGTGCAGGGAAGCGCGGAAGCCATACGCCAGACACCGCTTATAACCTCGGCGCTGGACAGCCCTGACATGCGTCCCTCCATCGCTCGCCTGCGCGACCAGTTCAGTACGGTGTGGGAAGTCAGCAGCCTGATGCTGCGTGTGCATATGGTGCGCCAGGGTATGGGGGTGGCCTTCATCGACCGTCAGTTGCTGACGGAACATCCCGACTGTGCTGATTTCCAGGTGATCGACGACGTCTCCTTCAGCACGATCGACAAACAGGTAGGGCTTTATTACCGCACGGGCAAACAGCTCAGCGAAGCGGCGCGCAGCTTCGTCGCCCTTTGCCAGCGGCGCTGGAGCTTGTAG
- a CDS encoding citrate/2-methylcitrate synthase: MPETQSVYSSDLAGVVVGETAISDVQGEAGVLSYRDIDINDLVDVPFLHVAWLVLFGEWPTESEKRALKSFICQHAALTDNEKLLLGQVNRELHPMLMLQGLVPLLEMPTEDTLGRGVDAEQGLFIAAKISSLIAGHHRLGQNKSILDPIPGKLRHENFLTMFHGRAPTREQVRMLDAAQILQMEHSFNAGTFAGRVCASTLAPIQSSISASIGTLFGKLHGGADQAALEMAIAIGSPEKADEYVRNSLANKVKIMGMGHREYRAVDPRAKILKPMAVELCRDDESKNLLATLVAVEEACQREFGAKGKEIWANVEFYKGAVFHSLGIPTHYFTAMFAQARVYGYIAHFLEFRPQNKLIRPRALYTGTPPEAGKTAA, translated from the coding sequence ATGCCAGAGACACAATCTGTTTATTCCTCCGACCTCGCCGGGGTCGTCGTTGGCGAAACTGCAATTTCCGATGTACAGGGTGAAGCTGGGGTACTCAGCTATCGCGACATCGACATCAATGACCTGGTCGACGTGCCCTTTCTACATGTGGCCTGGCTGGTCCTGTTCGGCGAGTGGCCCACAGAATCAGAAAAAAGAGCATTGAAGAGCTTCATCTGCCAGCACGCCGCGCTGACTGACAACGAAAAACTGCTTCTTGGACAGGTCAATCGCGAACTGCATCCCATGCTGATGCTGCAGGGGCTGGTTCCACTGCTGGAGATGCCCACAGAAGACACCCTCGGTCGCGGTGTCGATGCAGAGCAGGGCCTGTTTATCGCTGCAAAAATTTCCAGCCTGATCGCCGGCCATCACCGTCTGGGTCAGAACAAATCTATTCTCGACCCGATTCCCGGCAAACTGCGCCACGAGAACTTCCTCACCATGTTCCACGGCCGAGCACCCACCCGGGAACAGGTTCGCATGCTGGACGCCGCCCAGATTCTGCAAATGGAGCACAGCTTCAATGCGGGCACCTTCGCTGGTCGCGTATGCGCCAGTACCCTGGCGCCGATTCAGTCTTCTATTTCGGCTTCAATTGGCACCTTGTTCGGGAAGCTGCACGGCGGCGCCGACCAGGCCGCCCTGGAAATGGCCATCGCAATCGGCAGCCCGGAAAAGGCAGACGAATACGTGCGGAACAGCCTGGCGAATAAAGTGAAGATCATGGGCATGGGCCACCGGGAATATCGCGCCGTGGATCCGCGGGCGAAAATCCTGAAGCCAATGGCTGTTGAACTTTGCCGGGATGACGAAAGCAAAAACCTGTTGGCCACCCTGGTGGCAGTAGAGGAAGCCTGCCAGCGTGAGTTCGGCGCCAAAGGTAAAGAGATCTGGGCCAACGTCGAATTCTACAAAGGCGCGGTGTTCCACAGCCTTGGCATTCCAACCCACTACTTCACTGCCATGTTCGCTCAAGCGCGCGTTTACGGCTACATCGCCCACTTCCTCGAATTCCGGCCTCAAAACAAGCTGATTCGCCCGCGCGCACTCTATACCGGCACTCCGCCAGAGGCGGGCAAGACCGCAGCCTGA
- a CDS encoding HlyD family secretion protein — protein MLKLPFLLCALTLTACADSGADQALGTLERDRVILKATANEIIIDQPVPEGTQVTEGTLLAQLDDTRQKAMVARARAEVGRAAAQLEELRNGARPEDIAAASARVAGAKAALIEARASYARAVSLVQQKLAAQARLDSALAGRDEAEAALESAEEELLRLTNGTRQEQLDAGAATLQSAEAQLALEEHLLSELSVVATRNGYLDSLPWNVGERVNRGATLAVVLAGDKPYARVYVPEPWRARLAIGDNYPVHIDGAEGPFSGQLRWIATDPAFTPYYALNASDRARLVYMAEFDLEQGESLPTGVPVQVHLSDD, from the coding sequence TTGCTAAAGCTTCCGTTTTTACTCTGCGCACTGACCCTAACCGCCTGCGCCGACTCAGGCGCCGACCAGGCCCTCGGCACCCTCGAGCGCGACAGGGTCATTCTCAAAGCCACCGCCAACGAAATCATCATTGACCAGCCGGTGCCGGAAGGCACTCAGGTAACGGAAGGCACCCTGTTGGCACAGTTGGATGACACTCGCCAGAAAGCCATGGTCGCCAGGGCCAGGGCGGAGGTCGGAAGAGCGGCCGCCCAGCTGGAAGAGTTACGCAACGGCGCACGCCCGGAAGACATCGCCGCCGCCAGCGCACGGGTGGCCGGGGCTAAGGCCGCCCTGATTGAAGCCCGCGCCAGCTACGCCAGGGCCGTGTCGCTGGTACAACAGAAACTTGCCGCCCAGGCCCGGCTGGACAGCGCTCTCGCCGGCCGTGACGAAGCTGAAGCCGCGCTGGAGTCGGCCGAAGAAGAATTGTTGCGCCTGACCAACGGCACTCGCCAGGAACAATTGGATGCGGGGGCAGCGACCCTGCAATCAGCTGAGGCCCAACTCGCGCTAGAAGAACACCTGCTCTCGGAACTAAGCGTGGTCGCCACCCGTAACGGATATCTGGACAGCCTGCCATGGAACGTGGGTGAGCGCGTCAACCGCGGAGCCACCCTCGCCGTGGTACTCGCTGGAGACAAACCCTATGCCAGGGTGTATGTGCCTGAGCCATGGCGAGCGCGTCTCGCCATCGGCGACAACTATCCGGTGCATATCGATGGAGCAGAAGGGCCCTTCTCCGGCCAATTGCGCTGGATAGCCACTGATCCGGCCTTCACTCCCTACTACGCACTGAATGCCAGTGACCGGGCACGGCTGGTTTACATGGCCGAATTCGATCTGGAACAGGGCGAATCCCTACCCACCGGAGTGCCGGTCCAGGTCCACCTCAGTGACGATTGA
- a CDS encoding ABC transporter ATP-binding protein — protein sequence MTIDSAISTRGLSKHFGKLKAVNDIELEIPSGQIYGFLGPNGSGKTTLIRMLCGLLTPTAGDVQVLGLNIPEQAEALRSRIGYMTQKFALYDDLTVRENMRFMASIYGLPRREANQRIEHLLDRYNMGAMRDRRAAAMSGGQRQRLALAVATLHSPDLLFLDEPTSAVDPENRRDFWESLFDLVDEGKTILVSTHYMDEAERCHRLAILETGELRKSGKPDQLMRELEGLVVEIEGSDLRQIKNQALSLPQVRSAAQQGLRLRVLMRGGDSQDPAQLLRSALPPGDYEIKTARPSLEDVFVACTAGDE from the coding sequence GTGACGATTGATTCCGCCATATCCACCCGCGGTCTAAGCAAACACTTCGGGAAACTGAAAGCGGTAAACGATATCGAGCTGGAGATTCCCAGCGGCCAGATATACGGTTTCCTCGGGCCCAATGGCAGCGGCAAGACAACGCTCATTCGCATGCTCTGCGGGCTGCTCACGCCCACCGCAGGTGACGTTCAAGTGCTCGGCCTTAACATCCCCGAGCAAGCTGAGGCCTTGCGCAGTCGCATCGGCTATATGACCCAGAAATTCGCGCTGTACGATGATCTGACCGTGCGCGAAAACATGCGGTTCATGGCCAGTATCTACGGCTTGCCACGACGCGAGGCAAACCAGCGCATTGAGCATTTACTGGACCGCTACAACATGGGCGCCATGCGCGACCGGCGCGCGGCGGCAATGAGCGGCGGCCAGCGTCAGCGATTGGCCCTGGCGGTAGCGACACTGCACTCGCCAGATCTGTTATTCCTGGATGAGCCCACCTCCGCAGTAGACCCTGAGAACCGGCGGGATTTCTGGGAGAGCCTGTTCGACCTGGTTGATGAAGGTAAAACTATTCTGGTCTCCACCCACTATATGGATGAGGCCGAACGCTGCCATCGCCTGGCGATTTTGGAAACTGGGGAGTTACGTAAAAGTGGCAAACCCGATCAGTTGATGCGCGAGCTCGAAGGCCTGGTTGTCGAAATAGAAGGCAGCGATCTGCGCCAGATCAAGAACCAGGCCCTGTCACTACCGCAGGTGAGATCAGCGGCGCAGCAAGGTCTACGCCTGCGGGTCCTGATGCGCGGCGGCGACAGCCAGGACCCCGCGCAACTATTGCGCAGCGCTCTGCCTCCCGGAGATTACGAGATCAAAACTGCCCGGCCGAGCCTGGAAGATGTCTTCGTTGCCTGCACGGCGGGAGACGAGTAG
- a CDS encoding ABC transporter permease yields MSSFQRMGAVTAKEFRQLSRDRVTFAMVVMIPLIQLLLFGYAINTVVRDIPIAIVDLSGTAVSRAITEQVRVTQVVDIVTSYNTPAEAEAAIVAGEVRAALVFPRDMTQRLVGGETIGQWLVDGSDTMVGSALLALRNMPLQLLTGTPTGAYRTPGPSFEVALFFNPERRSEVNIVPGLAAIILTMTMILFTSVALVRERERGNIELLITTPVRPLELMIGKLVPYVFVGIIQVIIILGLGQLVFNVPLQGDYPDLAVITVAFIAASLSLGLLISTVAKTQIQAMQMTMFILIPSILLSGFMFPYEAMPRVARWIAEALPATHFVRLIRGVYLRGAEVHQLLPDVIWLLAFTAVVLAIATRRFNKTLD; encoded by the coding sequence ATGAGCAGTTTCCAGCGCATGGGCGCAGTCACCGCCAAAGAGTTCCGGCAGCTGTCACGCGACCGTGTCACGTTTGCCATGGTGGTGATGATTCCATTAATCCAGTTGCTGTTGTTTGGCTATGCCATCAACACGGTGGTGCGCGATATTCCCATCGCTATCGTCGACCTTTCCGGCACCGCTGTTTCGCGCGCAATTACCGAACAGGTGCGGGTGACGCAAGTGGTAGATATTGTCACCAGTTACAACACACCCGCCGAAGCGGAAGCAGCGATTGTCGCAGGGGAAGTTCGCGCGGCGCTGGTATTCCCGCGTGATATGACGCAACGCTTAGTAGGCGGCGAAACCATTGGCCAGTGGCTGGTGGATGGCTCTGACACCATGGTGGGCTCTGCTCTACTGGCGCTGCGCAACATGCCCCTGCAATTGCTAACGGGCACTCCGACAGGCGCTTACCGAACGCCCGGCCCGAGCTTCGAGGTCGCCTTGTTCTTCAACCCGGAACGGCGCTCGGAAGTGAATATAGTACCGGGGCTGGCGGCGATCATCCTGACAATGACAATGATTCTGTTCACATCGGTGGCCCTCGTACGCGAACGCGAACGTGGCAATATTGAATTGCTGATAACCACCCCAGTCCGACCACTGGAATTGATGATTGGCAAGCTGGTGCCCTACGTCTTTGTGGGTATCATTCAAGTGATCATTATCCTCGGGCTGGGCCAGCTTGTATTTAACGTCCCGCTGCAAGGTGACTACCCTGATCTCGCTGTTATTACCGTGGCGTTTATCGCCGCCAGCCTGAGCCTCGGACTGCTGATTTCGACCGTGGCCAAGACCCAGATCCAGGCCATGCAAATGACGATGTTCATCTTGATACCATCAATCCTGCTCAGCGGCTTCATGTTCCCCTACGAGGCCATGCCTAGAGTTGCCAGGTGGATTGCGGAGGCCCTGCCTGCCACTCATTTCGTTCGCCTGATCCGCGGCGTGTATCTGCGCGGTGCCGAGGTCCATCAACTGCTGCCAGATGTTATCTGGCTACTGGCGTTCACCGCCGTGGTCCTGGCCATCGCCACCAGGCGCTTTAATAAGACACTGGACTAA
- a CDS encoding efflux RND transporter periplasmic adaptor subunit gives MTRPHLLALYLGGIALLTGCQEPTVVEEAIEVVVVDVARESVTLFGNYVGQTHASKQVEVNPRVDGFLEEISFVEGSVVESRQMLYRIDEAPYQASLDRHQATATSRAAALAKSRRDLARIQPLFEEDAASQLDLDDAIAAVQQGEAAVKEAEADLRTAELQLEYTQLRAPIDGVIGESDVDVGALIQAGNPDPLTTIQQVDPIHVYFSMSALDYLNARRRVHSRYQEQKIEREGKALEGTVTITLPDDSIYRYKGTVAFTDPQVNPQTGTFAVRAVVPNPDRELLPGQYTRVRWPLEERIDALLIPEEAILIEQGGVYVYVVLPNNRVERRLIFVGPTVEGRIIVDKGLAADEKIIIHGINKVLHGSLASPMDLADYERQLEDQEAAKLQDAEGESQDQ, from the coding sequence ATGACGCGCCCGCACCTGCTCGCACTTTATCTCGGCGGAATAGCCCTCCTCACCGGTTGTCAGGAACCTACCGTCGTGGAGGAAGCCATCGAGGTAGTCGTGGTCGATGTGGCCCGCGAAAGTGTCACCCTGTTCGGTAATTATGTGGGCCAGACCCACGCCAGTAAGCAGGTAGAAGTAAACCCCCGGGTGGACGGCTTTCTCGAGGAAATTTCCTTTGTCGAGGGCAGCGTGGTCGAATCACGCCAGATGCTCTATCGCATCGACGAAGCCCCCTACCAGGCGTCGCTGGACCGTCATCAGGCGACGGCCACCAGTCGCGCCGCCGCGCTGGCCAAATCGCGCCGCGACCTGGCGCGCATCCAACCCCTATTTGAAGAAGACGCCGCCAGCCAATTGGATCTGGACGATGCGATAGCCGCAGTGCAGCAGGGCGAGGCCGCCGTCAAGGAAGCCGAAGCCGACTTGCGAACTGCTGAGCTACAACTGGAATATACCCAACTGCGCGCACCCATTGATGGCGTGATCGGTGAGTCTGACGTCGACGTTGGCGCGTTGATCCAGGCCGGCAACCCGGATCCACTCACCACGATCCAGCAGGTCGACCCGATCCATGTTTACTTTTCCATGTCTGCGCTCGACTACCTCAACGCACGCCGGCGAGTTCACAGCCGTTACCAGGAACAAAAAATCGAACGCGAGGGCAAGGCACTGGAAGGTACAGTGACCATCACCCTGCCCGACGACAGCATTTATCGCTACAAGGGCACGGTCGCGTTCACTGACCCACAGGTGAACCCACAAACTGGCACATTTGCGGTACGCGCCGTGGTGCCCAACCCCGATCGGGAATTACTTCCAGGACAGTACACCCGGGTGCGCTGGCCACTGGAGGAGCGCATCGATGCACTGCTGATTCCAGAAGAAGCGATCCTGATCGAACAGGGCGGCGTCTATGTCTATGTTGTTCTGCCCAACAATCGCGTGGAGCGGCGGCTCATTTTTGTCGGCCCCACTGTCGAGGGTCGCATCATCGTTGACAAGGGTCTGGCCGCCGACGAGAAAATTATCATCCACGGTATCAACAAGGTGCTCCACGGCAGCCTTGCCTCGCCCATGGACCTGGCGGATTACGAGCGCCAACTCGAGGACCAGGAAGCGGCCAAGCTTCAGGACGCTGAAGGCGAGAGCCAGGACCAGTGA